One genomic region from Actinocatenispora thailandica encodes:
- a CDS encoding RHS repeat domain-containing protein, translated as MSFDTALGGSIVDRAAWSGFSYQTTSYSGSGGKAVAQSITTPWQSSATATKTLSGLPDLIARHTDSSKTDTRQLLADGTWRTAETLTTHDDATGLPTKVDDKGEIDGDGDPVGGSTPESCTTTSYASDPARNMLGFAAQTITNQGPCSTAVNTTTIAASRNYYDGSTTLGELTGPAEVTSSQSLKTAGAGGDAVWTTPARMSFDAYGRTLTSTDPLGRTASTSYGTTATDRKYLPVKTVATNAAGWTTTTTLDPGRQLPLTTTDVNGGVTTNTYDGLGRLTAVWSPDHPQSANPTLPSAKYSYQVSTTAPVAITSQALLDTHKYSVSISIDDALLHERQIQSSPLNGAAGARLIGMVDYDSHGWTTNTAQAFFNKDSAPSATPVSVESGEIPAETRVGYDGQGRPTGSTFYSNGAAQWQTATAYPGADETDVTPPAGGTPTAAITDARGQQTQLRQFHGATPTGTYDVTHYNYDAAGHQISIVGPLAQTADPSSSTLRWTSRYDAQGNIVASSDPDSGTSTSTFDDAGQQISSTDAAGQTITTDYDLLGRPTGTHNGDASGPLLTSLTYDTATLGKGLPQPRQPMPPTEPHRPGPAAPPPTPSMASPSTRR; from the coding sequence GTGTCGTTCGACACCGCGCTGGGCGGATCGATCGTCGACCGGGCGGCCTGGTCCGGGTTCTCCTACCAGACCACCAGCTACAGCGGCAGCGGCGGGAAGGCGGTGGCCCAGTCGATCACCACTCCGTGGCAGTCGTCGGCCACCGCGACCAAGACGCTGTCCGGGCTACCGGACCTGATCGCCCGGCACACCGACAGCTCCAAGACCGACACCCGGCAACTGCTGGCCGACGGGACCTGGCGCACCGCCGAAACCCTCACCACCCACGATGACGCCACCGGACTGCCGACCAAGGTCGACGACAAGGGCGAGATCGACGGCGACGGTGACCCGGTCGGCGGCAGCACCCCCGAGTCCTGCACCACCACCAGCTACGCCTCCGACCCGGCGCGCAACATGCTCGGGTTCGCCGCGCAGACCATCACCAACCAGGGCCCCTGCTCCACAGCGGTCAACACCACCACCATCGCCGCGTCACGTAACTACTACGACGGGTCCACCACGCTCGGCGAGCTGACCGGACCCGCCGAGGTCACCTCGTCCCAGTCGCTCAAGACGGCCGGCGCGGGTGGCGACGCGGTCTGGACGACACCGGCCCGCATGTCCTTCGACGCCTACGGCCGCACCCTGACCAGCACCGACCCGTTGGGCCGCACCGCCTCCACCAGCTACGGCACCACCGCCACCGACCGCAAGTACCTCCCGGTCAAGACCGTGGCGACCAACGCTGCCGGCTGGACGACCACCACCACGCTGGACCCCGGCCGGCAGCTGCCGCTGACCACCACCGACGTCAACGGCGGCGTGACCACCAACACCTACGACGGGCTCGGTCGGCTGACCGCCGTCTGGTCACCCGACCATCCACAAAGCGCGAACCCGACCCTGCCCTCGGCGAAGTACTCCTACCAGGTGTCGACCACCGCGCCGGTGGCGATCACCAGCCAGGCGCTGCTGGACACCCACAAGTATTCGGTGTCAATCTCGATCGACGATGCGCTGCTGCACGAGCGGCAGATCCAGTCCAGCCCGCTCAACGGCGCGGCCGGCGCCCGGCTGATCGGGATGGTCGACTACGACTCGCACGGCTGGACCACCAACACCGCCCAAGCGTTCTTCAACAAAGACAGTGCCCCCTCGGCGACACCGGTGTCGGTGGAGTCGGGCGAAATCCCCGCCGAGACCCGCGTCGGCTACGACGGTCAGGGCAGGCCGACCGGCTCCACCTTCTACTCCAACGGTGCTGCGCAATGGCAGACGGCCACCGCCTACCCGGGCGCCGACGAAACCGATGTCACTCCGCCGGCCGGTGGTACCCCGACCGCGGCGATCACCGACGCCCGCGGCCAGCAGACCCAGCTTCGGCAGTTCCACGGTGCGACACCGACCGGAACCTACGACGTCACGCACTACAACTACGACGCCGCCGGTCACCAGATCAGCATCGTGGGCCCGTTGGCGCAGACCGCTGACCCCAGCAGTTCCACCCTGCGTTGGACCAGCCGCTACGACGCACAGGGCAACATCGTCGCCTCCAGCGACCCGGACTCGGGCACCTCGACCAGCACCTTCGACGACGCCGGCCAGCAGATCTCCAGCACCGACGCCGCCGGCCAAACCATCACCACCGACTACGACCTGCTCGGCCGCCCGACCGGCACCCACAACGGCGACGCGTCCGGGCCGCTGCTCACCTCGCTGACCTACGACACCGCGACCCTCGGCAAGGGACTCCCGCAACCGCGACAGCCTATGCCGCCGACGGAACCACACCGACCTGGACCAGCAGCACCTCCGCCTACACCATCGATGGCAAGCCCATCGACCAGAAGGTGA
- a CDS encoding ABC transporter permease: MPSLVRDTWLVFQRSMLLTLRNPTWVAVGLAQPLYYLLLFAPLLKNVRAPGMAGGDAAFAFFIPGLLTQLALFGTLFVGFGLIGELRDGVIERMRVTPVSRFALLLGRALRDVVTLVVQAIVLVVISIPFGLSVHFGPLILVLCLMVLLALLGASVSYAVALILKSEDALAPLANGVAMPILLLSGVFLPMAAAPGWLQGISHANPLRYAVDASRDLFAGHITTNAVYEAAIILLALTVASVIWAARRFARSVS; the protein is encoded by the coding sequence ATGCCATCGTTGGTCCGGGACACCTGGCTGGTGTTCCAACGATCGATGTTGTTGACCCTGCGCAACCCCACCTGGGTCGCCGTCGGCCTGGCCCAGCCGCTGTACTACCTGCTGCTGTTCGCGCCGCTGTTGAAGAACGTGCGGGCGCCCGGGATGGCCGGCGGCGATGCCGCCTTCGCCTTCTTCATCCCGGGGCTGCTCACCCAGCTGGCCCTGTTCGGCACGCTGTTCGTCGGCTTCGGGCTGATCGGCGAGCTGCGCGACGGCGTGATCGAGCGGATGCGGGTCACCCCGGTCAGCCGGTTCGCGCTGCTGCTCGGCCGCGCCCTGCGCGACGTGGTCACCCTGGTCGTCCAGGCGATCGTGCTGGTCGTGATCTCGATCCCGTTCGGCCTGTCCGTCCACTTCGGACCGCTGATCCTGGTGCTGTGCCTGATGGTGCTGCTGGCGCTGCTCGGCGCCTCGGTCTCGTACGCGGTGGCGCTGATCCTGAAGAGCGAGGACGCGCTGGCCCCGCTGGCCAACGGCGTCGCGATGCCGATCCTGCTGCTGTCCGGCGTGTTCCTGCCGATGGCCGCCGCCCCCGGCTGGCTGCAGGGCATCTCGCACGCCAACCCGCTGCGCTACGCGGTCGACGCCTCCCGCGACCTGTTCGCCGGTCACATCACCACCAACGCGGTGTACGAGGCAGCGATCATCCTGCTCGCCCTCACCGTCGCCTCGGTGATCTGGGCCGCCCGCCGCTTCGCCCGCAGCGTCTCCTGA